In one window of Legionella fallonii LLAP-10 DNA:
- the dctA gene encoding C4-dicarboxylate transporter DctA: MKFFKQLYVQVIVGIIIGIILGVVAPALAISFKPFADLFIKLIKMMITPIIFLTLVSGIAAMSDLKSVGKVGGLSLIYFLLTTICALALGLVVANIFQPGSGMNIDPSSLNISDARSYLGKAEQINNVQDFVLNIVPETFFSAFVHGEILQVLFVAIIFALGLMSYGSKGQFILEGFEHLTKIFFKIIHAMMYYAPMAVFAAMAYTVGQYGAHSLLGLSALLICFYLTCIVFIVVVLGGILYFSLGISIFKVIQYFKTEIFIVFATSSSETVMPNLLEKLTELGCDKSVADLVIPTGYSFNLDGTAIYLTLAALFIAQATNSDLTLHQQIFLLIIMVISSKGAAGVTGSGFIVLASSLAAIGTIPVAGVVIILGVDRFMSSGRSLTNMIGNAIAALLISKWQKSIDMGRIHEKLAQQNSA, from the coding sequence ATGAAATTTTTTAAGCAGTTATATGTTCAGGTTATTGTTGGAATTATTATTGGCATCATTCTCGGTGTCGTTGCTCCAGCGTTAGCTATCTCTTTTAAACCTTTTGCCGATTTATTTATAAAGCTGATAAAAATGATGATAACACCTATCATTTTTTTAACACTTGTTTCCGGTATTGCCGCAATGAGTGATTTAAAATCAGTGGGCAAGGTTGGAGGCTTATCACTGATTTATTTTTTGCTAACAACCATATGCGCCTTAGCTTTGGGGCTGGTCGTTGCGAATATATTCCAACCAGGTAGTGGAATGAATATTGATCCTTCCTCCTTAAACATATCCGATGCACGCTCCTACCTCGGTAAAGCAGAACAGATAAACAACGTTCAGGACTTTGTTCTCAATATTGTTCCTGAAACCTTTTTTAGTGCTTTTGTTCATGGGGAAATTCTGCAGGTATTGTTTGTTGCGATTATCTTTGCATTAGGTTTGATGTCTTATGGAAGTAAAGGACAGTTTATCCTGGAAGGGTTTGAACACCTGACAAAAATATTTTTTAAAATAATTCATGCGATGATGTATTACGCGCCAATGGCCGTTTTTGCTGCCATGGCCTATACAGTGGGGCAATATGGCGCTCATTCTTTGCTGGGACTGAGTGCATTACTAATTTGTTTTTATTTAACCTGCATTGTATTTATCGTAGTCGTACTGGGCGGCATCCTTTATTTTTCTTTAGGTATCAGTATATTTAAAGTGATCCAGTATTTTAAAACCGAAATTTTTATTGTGTTTGCTACCTCGTCTTCTGAAACAGTAATGCCTAATTTACTGGAAAAATTAACTGAATTAGGCTGTGATAAATCAGTGGCTGATTTAGTGATACCAACAGGATATTCTTTTAATTTAGATGGGACGGCAATTTATCTTACTCTAGCTGCTTTATTTATTGCACAGGCAACTAACTCTGATTTAACCCTACATCAGCAAATCTTTTTGTTAATCATTATGGTTATCAGTTCAAAAGGGGCTGCCGGTGTTACTGGTAGCGGTTTTATTGTATTGGCTAGTTCTTTAGCTGCTATAGGCACAATTCCTGTTGCAGGAGTGGTTATCATTCTTGGGGTAGATCGCTTTATGTCTTCCGGGAGATCGTTAACCAATATGATTGGTAATGCCATTGCTGCATTGCTTATTTCAAAGTGGCAGAAATCGATTGATATGGGAAGAATTCATGAAAAGTTAGCGCAGCAAAATAGCGCATAA
- a CDS encoding Na+/H+ antiporter, whose amino-acid sequence MDGVLVCLVLIFLMVISGVITRFVPSLPTPLIQIATGTLLAVSFPSFDVGFNPELFMLLFIPPLLFNDSWHFPKREFLLYTRPIVMLSIGLVFFTVGGVGYLVHWLIPLIPLPAAFALAAALSPTDAVSLRSMTAGARIPERIMHILQGEALLNDASGLVSFKLAVAAMLTGVFSLKGALLSLLVMSLGGITVGVVLTYIFISFLGKLTKHSVHETTTENLLLLLLPFTVYLIAEKLGFSGVLATVAAGFTIDRAGFLDRTMAKMRIEGHFFWGVLDSTLNGIIFILLGLYLPHSIKFLEITGYSLSEYIMIIVFITFTLILLRTLWLYLTWPFEALISRRKHSSWRLPNIKIISTFSLGGVRGAIALAAILSLPHMLNGDPFPERKLLVILVTGVVLCSLLISSLLLPLITPGLKNLIHKQAQDEENEAVLVLAKAAVDAIKTKVKSLCEEMNEQERALCIQVADKLIASFNQFIASNHGTESEKLESILALTFEGQLRSAALERAHQELRTLRKQRKINNTTMMKIISRLDLRQIALHTEHQAISNSLGKRQSILSVPAD is encoded by the coding sequence ATGGATGGTGTGTTGGTTTGTTTAGTTCTTATTTTCTTAATGGTGATATCGGGAGTAATTACCCGTTTTGTACCCTCCCTGCCAACCCCACTAATTCAAATAGCCACAGGAACACTTCTAGCTGTTTCATTTCCATCTTTTGATGTGGGATTTAATCCTGAACTCTTTATGCTGTTGTTTATTCCACCCTTATTATTTAATGACAGTTGGCATTTTCCTAAACGTGAGTTTTTACTCTACACCCGCCCCATTGTTATGTTATCAATCGGCTTGGTATTTTTTACCGTCGGCGGAGTTGGTTATTTAGTCCATTGGCTAATCCCTCTTATTCCTTTACCGGCTGCTTTTGCATTAGCAGCAGCCCTTTCTCCCACAGATGCGGTATCCCTTAGATCAATGACTGCTGGAGCGCGAATACCTGAACGAATAATGCATATCTTACAAGGAGAGGCACTGTTAAATGATGCTTCAGGCCTAGTTTCATTTAAATTGGCTGTCGCGGCTATGTTAACTGGTGTTTTTTCGTTAAAAGGTGCGTTGTTAAGTTTATTAGTTATGAGCCTAGGAGGAATCACTGTAGGTGTTGTTCTGACCTATATTTTTATTTCATTTTTAGGAAAGCTAACGAAACATAGTGTTCATGAGACAACTACTGAAAACTTGCTGTTGTTGCTTTTACCTTTTACTGTATACCTCATTGCAGAAAAATTGGGATTCTCAGGAGTATTAGCTACTGTTGCTGCGGGTTTTACTATTGATAGAGCAGGTTTTTTAGATCGAACAATGGCTAAAATGCGCATTGAAGGTCATTTTTTCTGGGGTGTACTCGATAGCACATTAAATGGAATCATCTTTATTCTTTTAGGGCTCTATTTGCCCCATTCGATTAAATTCCTCGAAATCACGGGCTATAGTTTATCCGAATATATAATGATCATTGTATTCATTACTTTTACACTAATTCTACTACGCACCTTATGGCTTTATTTAACTTGGCCTTTTGAAGCATTAATATCGAGGCGTAAACACAGTTCATGGCGATTACCCAATATAAAAATAATCAGCACTTTTTCATTAGGTGGAGTACGTGGCGCTATTGCTTTGGCCGCTATTTTATCGTTACCTCATATGCTCAATGGCGATCCTTTTCCTGAGCGTAAGCTTTTAGTTATTCTTGTTACTGGTGTTGTTCTGTGTTCATTACTAATTAGTAGCCTACTCTTGCCTTTAATAACACCCGGTTTGAAAAACTTGATTCATAAACAAGCTCAAGATGAAGAAAATGAAGCCGTGCTTGTATTAGCTAAAGCTGCAGTTGATGCAATCAAAACTAAAGTGAAAAGCCTCTGCGAGGAAATGAATGAACAAGAAAGAGCTTTATGCATTCAGGTTGCCGATAAACTAATAGCCTCATTTAATCAATTTATTGCATCAAATCATGGAACCGAAAGTGAAAAACTAGAAAGCATATTAGCCTTAACGTTCGAAGGACAGTTACGCAGTGCCGCTTTAGAAAGAGCGCATCAAGAATTACGCACCCTGAGAAAGCAAAGAAAAATCAACAATACTACAATGATGAAAATTATTTCCAGGCTAGATTTAAGGCAAATTGCTTTACATACCGAACATCAAGCAATTTCTAATTCTCTAGGAAAAAGGCAATCTATTTTGAGTGTGCCAGCGGATTAA
- a CDS encoding DotI/IcmL family type IV secretion protein, which translates to MNILYRNFFVIPFGVLLSSVVWAQDHCSQLSDIKILSWAYESMLATYNLNFVNYKTQLPNAAKYYTKNAWMAYQKQLYLNIAPIQKEKLVISAGTANSPILLSKKNDIYKVQIPLLLNYQSQASKQTIKKIVTLDIVKDSHSDSCLKIEKITEQ; encoded by the coding sequence ATGAATATTTTATATAGAAATTTTTTTGTAATACCTTTTGGTGTTTTATTATCTTCTGTTGTTTGGGCGCAAGATCATTGTTCACAATTGTCAGACATTAAGATATTAAGCTGGGCTTATGAATCTATGTTGGCAACGTATAATCTTAATTTTGTCAATTATAAGACGCAGTTACCTAATGCCGCCAAATACTATACAAAAAATGCTTGGATGGCCTATCAAAAGCAATTGTATTTAAATATCGCCCCTATCCAAAAAGAAAAATTGGTCATCTCCGCAGGTACAGCAAATTCCCCCATACTATTAAGCAAAAAGAATGACATATATAAAGTACAAATTCCTTTACTATTAAATTATCAATCCCAAGCTTCTAAGCAAACTATCAAGAAAATTGTTACATTAGATATTGTCAAAGATAGCCACTCAGATAGTTGCTTAAAAATCGAAAAAATTACAGAGCAATAA
- a CDS encoding F-box protein: MQEPFLKLVPTEIILYSLKYLDEESLAQFSITCSELNGIARDNQLWLDHCFQNHLTSAIIKALDLQEELTSGTLNAYDFFYHVLNKNSAALKELLCSIQPRHCSLWFASYEQLSAPRLFSKPLPDYPHNLFLTQEIGKKETPNRNKVKNWVVVDVPYDESMLEQLLKQHMIPYTESLTTKPVTSYTIG; encoded by the coding sequence ATGCAAGAGCCTTTTTTAAAGTTAGTACCCACCGAGATCATTTTATACTCTCTAAAATACCTCGATGAAGAATCTCTAGCCCAATTCAGTATAACCTGTTCTGAATTAAATGGAATAGCTCGAGATAACCAGCTTTGGCTAGATCATTGCTTTCAGAATCATCTAACCAGTGCAATAATTAAGGCTCTTGATTTACAAGAAGAATTAACATCAGGTACGCTCAATGCCTACGATTTTTTTTATCATGTTTTAAACAAAAATAGCGCTGCTCTTAAGGAATTGTTGTGCTCGATACAACCCAGACATTGTTCCTTGTGGTTCGCATCTTATGAGCAATTATCCGCTCCTCGACTATTTTCCAAGCCTCTTCCTGATTATCCCCACAACTTATTTTTAACTCAGGAAATTGGCAAGAAAGAAACGCCAAACAGGAATAAAGTCAAAAACTGGGTTGTGGTTGATGTGCCTTATGACGAATCGATGCTGGAGCAATTACTTAAGCAACACATGATTCCATATACCGAATCACTCACCACTAAACCAGTAACTTCTTATACAATCGGCTGA
- a CDS encoding EamA family transporter — translation MNFSTWYLPSLIALFLYGAWGYWGTRASDFINPLSITFYSSLGVLVSGVIALVLLGFKPELSVKGGAYGLLNGLANGIACIFFILALRNGPTMPVVLVTSMYPMITLILCMIFLKHELSLKQGLGMAFALLALVLFSME, via the coding sequence ATGAATTTTAGCACCTGGTATTTGCCTTCTTTGATTGCATTATTTCTTTATGGTGCCTGGGGATATTGGGGAACAAGAGCCTCTGATTTTATCAATCCCCTATCCATCACTTTTTATTCAAGTCTAGGGGTTTTAGTTTCTGGAGTTATTGCTCTAGTCCTATTGGGCTTTAAACCTGAGCTTTCTGTTAAAGGCGGTGCTTATGGATTATTAAATGGCTTAGCCAATGGAATTGCCTGTATCTTTTTTATTTTAGCATTACGCAACGGCCCTACTATGCCAGTAGTATTAGTCACCTCCATGTATCCCATGATAACTTTAATATTATGCATGATTTTTCTCAAACACGAGTTAAGCCTTAAACAAGGCTTGGGCATGGCATTTGCGCTTTTGGCCTTAGTTTTATTTTCAATGGAATAA
- a CDS encoding histidine phosphatase family protein has product MGYRLRLAFILLMSMPSLLFAAETLIFAIDIIRHGDRTPLNSLPAVNYQWPQGLGQLTAEGMQQEYKLGMGFRKKYIEQTHLLPEHYERGTMYVRATDYDRTLMSAESLLMGLYPPGTGPNVTETSLPALPNAFQPIPIFSSPTKYDEVILQEVSPNEREKLMGQYVYSTKEWQQKNNELKDKYPLWSRLTGVPINNLAELAFVGDSLYIHQLHHAPMPEGLSTKDIETILNVSNWAFMAQERPPQVARVYSSKLMTNIASYLTKGCEQKTKLKYVLLSAHDTTITGALSFLGAPLEKAPPYASNLNFSLYDNGTVKVTYNGSPVSIPACGGTECDLQQFVQLINRVKDSLE; this is encoded by the coding sequence ATGGGCTACAGGTTACGCCTTGCTTTTATCTTATTAATGAGCATGCCATCGCTTTTATTTGCTGCGGAGACGCTTATTTTCGCTATTGATATTATTCGTCATGGCGATAGAACCCCTCTTAATTCGTTACCAGCGGTTAATTACCAATGGCCACAGGGTCTTGGTCAGCTCACAGCAGAAGGAATGCAGCAAGAATATAAACTGGGGATGGGGTTTCGTAAGAAGTACATTGAGCAGACTCATCTATTACCTGAGCATTATGAGCGTGGAACGATGTACGTACGTGCTACTGACTACGATCGTACGTTAATGAGCGCAGAATCTTTATTAATGGGATTATATCCACCAGGAACTGGGCCCAATGTTACAGAAACCTCTTTGCCGGCATTGCCCAATGCGTTTCAGCCTATTCCTATCTTTAGTTCTCCTACTAAATATGATGAGGTCATTTTGCAAGAAGTAAGCCCTAATGAGCGTGAAAAATTGATGGGGCAGTATGTCTATTCAACAAAAGAATGGCAGCAAAAAAATAATGAATTAAAAGATAAATATCCACTGTGGAGTCGTTTAACTGGTGTTCCAATTAATAACTTGGCAGAACTCGCCTTTGTTGGGGACAGCTTATACATTCATCAACTACATCATGCGCCTATGCCAGAGGGATTAAGTACAAAAGATATTGAAACAATCCTCAATGTAAGTAATTGGGCTTTTATGGCACAAGAAAGACCACCGCAAGTAGCTAGAGTCTACAGCAGTAAGCTCATGACTAACATTGCTAGTTACCTCACTAAAGGTTGTGAGCAAAAAACAAAACTTAAATACGTGTTATTGTCAGCTCATGATACGACTATTACTGGCGCATTGAGTTTTTTAGGAGCTCCTTTAGAAAAGGCCCCTCCTTATGCATCGAATCTTAACTTTTCACTCTATGATAATGGCACTGTCAAAGTGACTTATAATGGTAGTCCAGTTTCTATTCCTGCTTGTGGTGGTACTGAGTGCGATTTGCAGCAGTTCGTCCAATTGATCAATAGGGTGAAGGATTCTCTAGAGTAA
- a CDS encoding sensor domain-containing diguanylate cyclase, which translates to MSDLPPVPDNEQVLREEIKRLNKIIKALIDRAEQDMNAPNSDFGVFQTTIMLEDKVRLRTKELEEALHKNAKITRALQQASILIEESEQRLHDITSALGEGLLVMDKEGSIMFINAAACKILLLNEDEVLGTNAHELFHHSYSDGSPYPIQQCMNLSVLQTGQPYSSEDEYFWRSDGTGFHASVIATPIKLKENTQGVVVAFHDITQSIQERNQLRDMKAAIEQSPASVLITDKDKNIIYANPELMRATGYTKAELQNEKASIFHGDLTPGDNYIELWKTILTGAPWNGEILYQRKDGSTFWQSWKVAPVMDNHGVIQNFVAVGEDITEKKKLQTMLQEMSYQDGLTGIANRRRFDEYFSQEWNRALRHGQPLAIIMADLDFFKSYNDSFGHQAGDECLKKIALKLKSNILRLTDLLARYGGEEFVCVLPGTNLAAAKLLAEKLRLAVCSLKLPHPNSTVSPYVTISLGVACCSPCEDMPNNLLKAADAALYQAKTLGRNRVEVATDF; encoded by the coding sequence ATGTCTGATTTACCTCCTGTACCTGACAATGAGCAAGTATTACGAGAGGAAATCAAACGCCTGAATAAAATTATCAAGGCGTTGATTGATCGCGCGGAACAAGATATGAATGCTCCTAATTCCGATTTCGGTGTATTTCAGACAACCATTATGCTCGAAGATAAGGTTAGACTTCGTACTAAGGAGTTGGAAGAGGCACTTCATAAAAATGCAAAGATAACTCGTGCGTTACAACAAGCCAGCATATTAATTGAGGAAAGTGAACAGCGGTTACATGATATTACATCAGCACTTGGTGAGGGATTGCTAGTCATGGATAAAGAGGGCTCTATCATGTTTATCAATGCGGCTGCCTGCAAAATATTGCTGCTCAATGAAGATGAGGTTCTTGGCACAAATGCACATGAGTTATTTCATCATTCATATTCAGATGGTAGCCCTTATCCTATTCAACAGTGTATGAATTTAAGCGTGCTACAAACAGGACAACCTTATTCTAGTGAGGACGAATATTTTTGGCGATCGGATGGAACAGGTTTCCACGCATCAGTTATAGCAACGCCAATCAAGCTCAAAGAAAATACCCAAGGTGTCGTCGTCGCTTTTCATGATATCACTCAATCGATACAAGAGAGAAACCAATTACGCGATATGAAAGCCGCGATTGAACAAAGTCCAGCATCAGTACTGATTACTGATAAGGACAAGAATATTATCTATGCTAACCCAGAGTTAATGAGAGCGACAGGATATACTAAAGCAGAATTACAGAATGAAAAAGCCAGTATTTTTCATGGAGACCTGACTCCAGGAGATAATTATATCGAATTATGGAAAACAATATTGACTGGAGCTCCTTGGAATGGAGAGATACTTTACCAACGTAAGGATGGCAGCACGTTTTGGCAGTCGTGGAAAGTTGCACCAGTGATGGATAATCACGGAGTAATCCAAAATTTTGTTGCTGTAGGTGAAGACATTACTGAAAAAAAGAAACTTCAAACCATGCTTCAGGAAATGTCATATCAAGATGGATTAACTGGAATAGCCAATAGGCGAAGATTTGACGAATATTTTAGCCAGGAATGGAACAGAGCACTACGTCATGGTCAACCGTTGGCAATTATTATGGCCGATCTAGATTTCTTTAAATCTTACAATGATAGCTTTGGGCATCAGGCTGGTGACGAATGTTTAAAGAAAATTGCTCTCAAGTTAAAGAGCAATATACTTAGGCTCACCGATTTGCTTGCAAGATACGGAGGGGAGGAGTTTGTATGTGTTTTGCCAGGGACTAATCTGGCTGCTGCAAAATTACTTGCAGAGAAACTACGACTAGCAGTTTGTTCACTAAAGCTTCCTCATCCAAATTCAACTGTCTCGCCTTACGTCACGATCAGTTTAGGAGTTGCCTGCTGTAGTCCTTGTGAGGATATGCCAAATAATTTGTTAAAGGCTGCTGATGCAGCACTGTATCAAGCAAAAACACTGGGGCGTAACCGTGTTGAAGTTGCTACAGATTTTTAA
- the nosP gene encoding nitric oxide-sensing protein NosP, with translation MSGQQHILTAQSSAQDARAAAREFHTAVFQPNMSLVIFFCSSHYDLDVLANEMNTLFPQVLVVGCTTAGEIGPGGYTEYSLSGASFPSDGFTVAAGRYDNLQHFEETKGQIFINDLLQKLEAKAPDADSTNSFAFLLIDGLSLREEPTARTFQNGLGNIKLFGGSAGDDLNFKSTQVFCDGTFHSNSAALILVNTAYNFKLFKSQHFVCGDERLVVTKADPAKRVVSEINGYPANVEYARVIGSEVNALDANQFSSFPMVVRINKVDYVRSIQKCNPDGSLTFYCAIDNGLVFMAARGINLVNNLEQTFNDIQVEIGKPQLVLACDCILRKLEVVRKGLTNEVEEILKNNNVVGFNSYGEQFMGVHINQTFTGIAIGLSREKDHV, from the coding sequence ATGAGCGGCCAACAGCATATTCTTACAGCACAGTCTTCTGCGCAAGACGCGCGTGCAGCAGCAAGGGAATTTCATACAGCAGTATTCCAGCCGAATATGTCACTTGTTATTTTTTTCTGTTCCAGTCACTATGATCTTGATGTGCTAGCAAACGAAATGAACACTCTTTTTCCACAGGTATTGGTAGTAGGATGTACAACTGCTGGCGAAATTGGGCCTGGTGGATATACTGAATATAGTCTTTCAGGAGCAAGCTTTCCGTCTGATGGATTTACAGTTGCAGCTGGACGCTATGACAATTTGCAACACTTTGAAGAGACTAAAGGTCAAATTTTTATTAACGATTTGCTACAAAAATTAGAAGCCAAGGCGCCTGATGCTGATTCTACAAACAGCTTTGCTTTCCTACTGATTGATGGATTATCTCTTCGCGAAGAACCTACGGCTCGAACATTCCAGAATGGATTAGGAAACATTAAGCTTTTCGGCGGTTCCGCCGGTGATGATTTGAATTTTAAATCTACCCAGGTATTCTGTGATGGGACTTTTCATAGCAACAGTGCGGCGCTTATCCTGGTGAATACAGCTTATAATTTTAAGCTATTCAAATCCCAACATTTCGTCTGTGGAGATGAACGGTTGGTAGTTACTAAAGCAGATCCGGCAAAACGTGTAGTTAGTGAAATTAATGGATATCCAGCAAATGTCGAATATGCACGTGTTATAGGTTCCGAAGTTAATGCACTTGACGCAAATCAATTTTCCTCTTTTCCAATGGTGGTACGTATTAATAAAGTTGACTATGTACGTTCCATTCAAAAATGCAATCCAGATGGAAGTTTAACTTTTTATTGTGCTATAGATAATGGTTTAGTATTTATGGCTGCCCGTGGAATCAATCTGGTTAATAATCTCGAACAGACGTTTAACGATATTCAAGTTGAAATTGGCAAACCGCAATTGGTGCTAGCTTGCGACTGCATACTCCGCAAGCTAGAGGTAGTACGGAAAGGATTGACGAATGAAGTTGAGGAAATTTTAAAAAACAATAACGTTGTTGGTTTCAATTCTTATGGTGAACAGTTTATGGGCGTTCATATCAATCAGACCTTTACCGGCATTGCTATTGGTTTATCACGGGAAAAAGATCATGTCTGA
- a CDS encoding zeta toxin family protein yields MPGITRTEFIEICNAMIEKTRNKIAVINQLSGYVKFHKALRNEHYLEDIRDCLEQTRDEEIELKHDIIEQSGIGNCREVAEYLLVEIVRELKKYGAQATIKIIKSSEIDHVYNEVIIYDGSLVGQKYLDTATHLKQVGYKIYLIYIQIPEKIAKERALKRYQKTGRYVSGDFIGYTSQHIEQSFTKMKPLLDGYIIIDGATGAIIEKNNFIMH; encoded by the coding sequence ATGCCTGGAATTACTCGAACAGAATTTATAGAAATTTGCAACGCAATGATTGAAAAAACTAGAAATAAGATTGCAGTCATTAACCAATTAAGTGGTTACGTTAAATTTCATAAAGCACTAAGAAATGAACATTATCTTGAAGATATCCGTGATTGTTTAGAACAAACAAGAGATGAAGAGATTGAATTAAAGCATGACATAATTGAACAAAGTGGGATAGGAAACTGTAGAGAAGTTGCGGAGTATCTATTGGTTGAGATTGTCAGGGAATTAAAAAAATATGGAGCTCAAGCAACGATTAAAATTATAAAATCCAGTGAAATAGACCATGTCTATAACGAAGTTATCATTTATGATGGTTCCTTGGTAGGACAAAAATATTTAGATACAGCAACACATCTCAAACAGGTCGGATATAAAATATACTTAATCTATATCCAAATCCCTGAGAAAATAGCGAAAGAACGAGCGCTTAAACGATATCAAAAAACAGGAAGGTACGTATCTGGTGATTTTATTGGCTATACCTCACAGCATATAGAACAATCATTTACAAAAATGAAACCGTTATTGGATGGCTACATTATTATTGATGGGGCTACTGGTGCCATCATTGAGAAAAATAACTTTATTATGCACTAA